The region CCCCTTCAGGACATGTAATTATATATGCCATATCGGCAAATTCTTCCAGCGCCAGTAGTAAATGAACAGTTTCTAGCCTTCCACTGCAAGGAAGGGGGAAAAGCCTTATGCTTTTTCTATACTTCTCCTCTAAATCCTGCCTTTCCTTTTCGCCACTTGCGGGAACATTCTGGCAATAGTAGAGAGCAAGTGTTCGTTTCTGTTCACCGGTCATTTGCTAATAAACTCCTCTCAAAATATTTACCGTTATTACATGCTGAACCAAAAAAAAGGTGTCCTTTTTAATCGGACACCTTTGTCCCTTTTCTGTTATTACAGTACTTCATTGTACTAAGCTAACGTTCTCGCAATGTATGGGTAATAGCCTTTGTCATCTTTTACGAGTATGTTCAGATTAAGATTCGTAAA is a window of Thermodesulfobacteriota bacterium DNA encoding:
- a CDS encoding hydrogenase iron-sulfur subunit, which encodes MTGEQKRTLALYYCQNVPASGEKERQDLEEKYRKSIRLFPLPCSGRLETVHLLLALEEFADMAYIITCPEGECRYSEGNKRAKKRVGRTRAIIAGIGLEEERIGIIIGSKDNQMSLSDYASIAMENALKLPSSPVHSRP